TGGCCGGGGACTCTGGTGCCGACGCTGCTGGGCGCGCACGTTGTTCCTCAAGAATTCAAAGCCAAGCCCGACAAATACGTGCGTGAAGTCGCCGAGAAGATGATCCCGCTAGTGGCGAAGAGGAAGCTGGCGGAGTTTGTTGACGTCTTCTGCGACCGTGGCGCTTTCTCAGTCGAAGATTCGGAGCGCATCTTCGAGGCGGCCCGGAAGCATGGGCTGGGCGTACGGGCGCACATGTGCCAACTCACCCAGTCGGAGGTCTGGCCGCTGCTGCGCTTCAAGCTCGCGTCGCTCGACCACATGGATTGCGTCGGTGACGAAGACATCCCGCAATTGGCCAAGCGTGAGACCCTGGTTACCCTCCTGCCGGGCGCGAATCACTTCCTTGGCCTGGGACAGTACCCGGACGCACGCCGCCTGATCGACGCGGGGGTGCCGGTGGCCCTGGCCACCGACTACAACCCCGGGACCTCGCCGACCACCAGCATGCCCTTCGTCATGTCCCTGGCCTGCACCCAGATGCGAATGACCCCCGCAGAAGCCATCGCAGCCGCTACAATCAATGGAGCGCATGCGCTGCGCCGGGGGGACCGGAAGGGCTCCCTGGAGCCAGGGAAGGATGCGGATCTGGCGATCTTCGATGTGGGGGACTACCGCGAAATCCCATATTGGGTCGCGGCCAACCGCTGTGTGGGGACGGTCATGAACGGCGTCCTGTGCCGCTAACCAATGGCAGTGGGGTAAGTCTAAGAGCCTAAGCACGGGTGCGCCGGGTGGAACTTTCCGCGCCTGTGCCTCGTACTGATTGCCATCCTTGTGAGGGAGAACCCTGATATGAAGCGAATCGCGATCTGGGGCCTGCTGATCGTTGCTGCGGTCAGTGCGGTCGCCCAGCGTCTGCCCGACCATGTCGTTCCCACCCACTACAACCTGACCTTCGAGCCGGACTTGGTGAAGGCGAAGTTCGCGGGCGCGGGGCGGATCGACATCCAGGTCCTGAAGCCGACCAAGACCATCGTGCTGAACGCCGTGGACATCACCTTCGACATGGCCGTGGTGACCAGCGGTGGCAAGAGCCAGGATGCGGCCGTGTCGCTGCAACCCGAGAAGGAGATGGCGACACTCACTCTCGCTGACGAGGTCCCGGCCGGCCCCGCGCGCATCGACATCAAGTTCCAGGGCACGCTGAACGATCAGCTGCGCGGTTTTTACCTGAGCAAGTCGGAGAAGCGGAATTACGCGGTCACCCAGATGGAGCCCACGGATGCGCGGCGGGCGTTCCCCTCATTCGACGAGCCCGCGATGAAGGCCAGCTTCGACATCCGGCTCATCATCGACAAAGATGACACAGCTATCTCCAATGGCAAGATCATCAAGGACGAGCCCGGTCCCGGGGACGGCAAGCACACCCTGACGTTCTCCACCACCCCGAAGATGTCCACCTACCTGGTGGCCATGGCGGTGGGCGATTTCACCTGCATCGAGGGCAAGGCCGACGACATCCCCATCCGCGTATGCGACATCCCCGGCCGCGAGAAGCTCCTGACCTATGCCTTGAAGGCGGCCGAGGAGAACCTGAAGTACTTCAACCGCTATTACGCGATCAAGTATCCCTACGGGAAGCTGGACATCATCGCTTTCCCCGATTTCTCAGCGGGCGCGATGGAGAACACGGCGGCCATCACCTACCGCGAGGTGCTGCTGGCCATCGACCCGGAACGCTCCTCGGTCCGCACCCATAAAGTCGTGGCCGACGTGCTTTCTCACGAGATGGCGCACCAGTGGTTCGGCGACCTGGTGACCGCGCAATGGTGGGACGACATCTGGCTGAATGAAGGCTTTGCCAGCTGGATGAGCCCCAAGCCGCTGCAGAGTTGGAGCCCGCAATGGCACATGGAGATGGACGAGGTGGCCGACAACGCCCAGGCCATGTCCACCGACTCGCTGCGCTACACCCGCGCCATCCGCCATCCCGCGAACAACACCGCCGAGATCACGCAGCAGTTCGACTCCATCGCCTACCAGAAGGGCGCCGCCGTGCTGCGCATGATCGAGTCCTACGTGGGCGAGCAGGCATTCCGTGACGGCGTGAACGAATACCTGAAAGAGCACGCCTACGGCAACGCCACGTCGGAGGACTTCTGGAACGCGCAGACGCGTGTCTCCAAGAAGCCGGTGGACAAGATCATGCACAGCTTTGTCACCCAGCCCGGCGTGCCGGTGGTGAAAGTGGCGACGAAGTGCGAGGCCGGCAATACGAAGGTCACCTTGACACAAGAGCGGTTTGCCTACGACCCGGCGGTTACCCAGGCGTCGAAGGATGCCTTGTGGCAGATCCCCGTGTGTCTGCGGGCGCCGGGTGGCGCACCCGTCTGCGAGGTCATGAGCCAGAAGCAACAGACCCGCACTCTGAAAGGCTGCGCGCCCTACGTGTACGGCAACGCCGATGGGCAAGGCTATTACCGCTCCGGATACGACAGCGCGACCCTGCGGCGCATCGCGGAAACCGCGCTGAAGGACCTGAAACCGACCGAGCGCGCGCAGCTGGTCAACGACGCCTGGGCCCTGGTGCGGTCCGGCAACAGCAACGTGGATGACTTCCTGGCGATGGCCGACGGCATGCAGGGCGAACGCGAGTTCGGCGTCCTGCAGCTGCTGGATCGCGACCTAGAGTTCATCTCCGACTACCTGGTGACCGCGGCGGACCGCCCGCAATACGAAGCGTGGGTGCGCAGCCTGCTGCATCCGATCGCCGAGGGGGTGGGCTACCACACTGCGCCGAACGATGATGACAACACCAAACAGCTTCGAGCTTCCGTGCTTCATGCTCTTGGCTACGCTGGCAATGACGCCACGGTCGTCAAGGTGGCGCAGGAGATGACCTCCCAGGCGCTGGCGGGAGACGAGAGCGATCCGTCGTTGTTCGGCGGCATGGTCCACATCGCTGCCAAGCACGGGGACGCGGCCCTCTACGACAAGGTCCTCGCCAGGCTCAAGGACCCGAAGTTGCCGCCCCAGGAGTTCTACACGTGGCAGTTCGCCCTGGGCGCGTTCAGTGATCCCGCGCTCCTGAAGCGCACCCTGGAGATGGTGAAGACCCCGGCGGTCCGCAATCAGGATGCCCCCCAGGTGATCGGAGAGGTCTGGGACAATCCGGCGGGCGTGCGCCTGGGCTGGGAGTTCTTCAAGGCCAATTGGCCGGAACTGAAGACCAAGATGGCCACCTACAGCTACGGCCAGATGGCGGCGGGGACGGGCAGTTTCTGCGAGGCGGGCCTGCGGGACGAAGTGCAGCAGTTCTTCTCGCGCGAGGCGCCCCAGGGCAAGCGCAGCCTCGATCGCGCCCTGGAGCGCATCGACAACTGCATCCGCCTCCGGCAGCAGCAGGAGCCACGCCTCTCGGCCTTCCTGAAGAACCGGAAGGGGACGCACTCCGCCGGCGCGCAGTAGCTTGAAGTCCTGATCCGCGGCCGTCGGCACATGCGGACGGCCGCTTTCTTCTGTCCTAACCCGCCTCTCGCAGCTTGGCCGATTCCCGGATGCGCTGCCACAGCTCCTGGCGCCCGTCGCCGGTGCGGGCGGAGTAAGGGAGGATGGCGTCGGTCTGGAATGCCTTTTCCAGGGCACGCCTCGAATTCGCGCGCTGGTTCCCCGAAAGCTTGTCCGCCTTGGTGGCCACCACCACGAAAGGACGCTGCTTCGCCTGCAGCCATTCCATCAATTGCAGATCGCTGGCTTGAGGGGGCACGTTCAGGTCTACCAGCGCCAGACACAAGGACAGCGGCGCCCGGTCGAGCAGGTAAGGCTCGATGAATTGGGGCCATTCGGCCGAGAGCTCGCGCGGCACCTTGGCATATCCGTATCCCGGCAGGTCGGCAAAGACGAACCACGGCCGCGGGTTGCCGGGGTGGCGGATCTCGTAGAAATTGATGGTGCGCGTGCGTCCGGGTGTGGAGCTGGTGCGCGCCACCCTGCTCCCGAGCAGGGAATTGATCACACTGGACTTGCCCACGTTGGAGCGGCCCAGGAAGGCAATCTCCGGCGGTCCCGGCGCGGGAAACTGTTCCGCCGAGGTCGCGGAGAGCAGGAAGCGGGTGAGTACCTTCATGTCCACCAAGATTCTAGCCGCTCGCTATATGCCCGCAGGGGAAGCGCGCTGTTTAGCCGATGAGCCAGCAAGCAACCAAGTCGCGCCCGACTGGCGCAGCTACAGTCGCGCAGCCGTGCGCGCGTGGTTGAGCGCCGCGGCCAGTGCCTGTCCGGTGTAGGACTTCTTGCAACGCGCGATCTGCTCGGGAGTGCCCTGCGCCACCACGCGGCCCCCTTCGTCGCCGCCTTCCGGGCCCAGGTCGATGATCCAGTCGGCGCTGCGGATGACGTCCATGTTGTGCTCGATGATGACGATGGTGTTGCCCAGGTCGGTGAGCCGGTGCAGCACGTCGAGCAGCTTCTTGACGTCGTCGAAGTGCAGGCCGGTGGTCGGCTCATCGAGCAGGTAGAGGGTGCGCCCGGTCTGCCGCTTCGAGAGCTCGCGCGCCAGCTTGATGCGTTGCGCCTCGCCCCCGGAGAGCGTGACCGCCGATTGCCCCAGGTGGATATACCCCAGCCCCACGTCCACCAGCGTCTGCAGCTTCTGCCGCACCTGCGGGATGTTCTCCAGCGCAGGCAGGGCGTCGGCCACCGAGGTCTCCAGCAGGTCGGCGATGGAGAATTCCTTGAACTTCACCGCCAGGGTCTCGTGGTTGTAGCGCTTGCCGCCGCAGATGTCACACTGCACGTAGACGTCGGGCAGGAAGTTCATCTCGATGCGCTTCTGCCCCTCGCCCTGGCAGGCTTCGCAGCGACCGCCGGGGACGTTGAACGAGAACCGCCCCGCCTTGTAGCCGCGCTCGCGCGATTCCGGCAGCATGGCGAACAGGTCGCGGATCTGAGTGAAGACGCCGGTGTAGGTCGCCGGATTCGAGCGTGGCGTCCTTCCGATCGGCGACTGGTCGATGCGGATGACCTTGTCGACATTCTCCGCCCCGGAGATCCCCTTGTGCGTGCCCGGCTCCTCGCGCGAGCGATAGAGCTGCTTGGCCAGCGCGCGGTACAGGATGTCGTTCACCAGAGTGGATTTCCCGCTGCCCGAGACTCCGGTGACCACGGTCATGACGCCCAGCGGGAAAGTGACATCGAGATTCTTCAGGTTGTTCTCGCGCGCCCCCAGCACGCCGATGGCGTGCCCGTTGGTCTTGCGCCGCTCCGGCCTTAACTCGATCGAGAGCTCACCGGAGATGTACTTCCCGGTGAGCGACTCCGGCGCCTTGACGATCTCCGACGGCTTGCCGCAAGCGACCACCGCGCCCCCATGCCGGCCGGCCCCGGGGCCGAGGTCGATCACGTAATCGGCGCGGCGGATGGTCTCTTCGTCGTGCTCGACCACCAGCACCGTATTGCCCAAGTCACGCAGTTCTTCCAGCGCGGTGAGCAGCCGGCCGTTGTCACGGTGGTGCAGTCCGATCGACGGCTCGTCGAGCACGTACAGCACCCCGCGCAGGCGCGATCCGATCTGCGTGGCCAGCCGGATGCGCTGTCCTTCGCCGCCGGAAAGCGTGGCCGCGGAGCGGTCGAGCGAGATGTAGCCCAGTCCCACTGCGTTCAGGAACTGCAACCGCTCGGCGATTTCGCGCAGCACCCGGCCCGCGATCTGCTCCTCGCGCTCGCTGAGCTTGATGCTGGCCACCGCCTTGATGGCCTTCTCCACCGCCAGCGCCGTGAAATCGGAGATGGAGAGCTGCTTCACCCGTACCGCGAGGCTTTCCGGGCGCAGCCGTTTACCCTGACAGGCCGGGCATTGTGTCGCCGACATGTAGTTGAGCAGCCACTCGCGGTAGCTCTCCGACGACGCCTCTTCCAGGTTCTGCTTGAGGAATGCGACTACGCCATGGAAGCCCACCTTCCTCGCCTGGTTCTTCTCCGGGCCGTAGAGGAGCAGGGTCTGCACGTCTTCCGGCAGCTTCTCGAACGGGGTGCTGAGATCGAAGCCGTAAGCTTGGGCCGCCAGCGCCAGCAGGCGTTGCAGGTAGGTGGAGCCGGAGCCCGGCCCCAGCCCTCCGTCGAGCAACGGCTTGGACCAGTCCACGATGATCTTCGCCGGGTCGAAATCGTACTTGCTGCCCAGGCCATGACA
This sequence is a window from Terriglobales bacterium. Protein-coding genes within it:
- the hutI gene encoding imidazolonepropionase, encoding MAKAIPLRKKSIHSSKPILLVNIVQLLTLRGPNGPRRGHELNDVGVVGDGALLCAGGKVVSAGTTRDALRDPWVRKNRKKIAEIDCSGKVVVPGFVDSHTHLVFAGPRLVDFEKRIAGATYEEIAEAGGGIRSSVAGVRKASARELAARALAALNEMSAQGTTTVEAKSGYGLSADAEIKTLEAVREAALQWPGTLVPTLLGAHVVPQEFKAKPDKYVREVAEKMIPLVAKRKLAEFVDVFCDRGAFSVEDSERIFEAARKHGLGVRAHMCQLTQSEVWPLLRFKLASLDHMDCVGDEDIPQLAKRETLVTLLPGANHFLGLGQYPDARRLIDAGVPVALATDYNPGTSPTTSMPFVMSLACTQMRMTPAEAIAAATINGAHALRRGDRKGSLEPGKDADLAIFDVGDYREIPYWVAANRCVGTVMNGVLCR
- a CDS encoding M1 family metallopeptidase produces the protein MKRIAIWGLLIVAAVSAVAQRLPDHVVPTHYNLTFEPDLVKAKFAGAGRIDIQVLKPTKTIVLNAVDITFDMAVVTSGGKSQDAAVSLQPEKEMATLTLADEVPAGPARIDIKFQGTLNDQLRGFYLSKSEKRNYAVTQMEPTDARRAFPSFDEPAMKASFDIRLIIDKDDTAISNGKIIKDEPGPGDGKHTLTFSTTPKMSTYLVAMAVGDFTCIEGKADDIPIRVCDIPGREKLLTYALKAAEENLKYFNRYYAIKYPYGKLDIIAFPDFSAGAMENTAAITYREVLLAIDPERSSVRTHKVVADVLSHEMAHQWFGDLVTAQWWDDIWLNEGFASWMSPKPLQSWSPQWHMEMDEVADNAQAMSTDSLRYTRAIRHPANNTAEITQQFDSIAYQKGAAVLRMIESYVGEQAFRDGVNEYLKEHAYGNATSEDFWNAQTRVSKKPVDKIMHSFVTQPGVPVVKVATKCEAGNTKVTLTQERFAYDPAVTQASKDALWQIPVCLRAPGGAPVCEVMSQKQQTRTLKGCAPYVYGNADGQGYYRSGYDSATLRRIAETALKDLKPTERAQLVNDAWALVRSGNSNVDDFLAMADGMQGEREFGVLQLLDRDLEFISDYLVTAADRPQYEAWVRSLLHPIAEGVGYHTAPNDDDNTKQLRASVLHALGYAGNDATVVKVAQEMTSQALAGDESDPSLFGGMVHIAAKHGDAALYDKVLARLKDPKLPPQEFYTWQFALGAFSDPALLKRTLEMVKTPAVRNQDAPQVIGEVWDNPAGVRLGWEFFKANWPELKTKMATYSYGQMAAGTGSFCEAGLRDEVQQFFSREAPQGKRSLDRALERIDNCIRLRQQQEPRLSAFLKNRKGTHSAGAQ
- the yihA gene encoding ribosome biogenesis GTP-binding protein YihA/YsxC — encoded protein: MKVLTRFLLSATSAEQFPAPGPPEIAFLGRSNVGKSSVINSLLGSRVARTSSTPGRTRTINFYEIRHPGNPRPWFVFADLPGYGYAKVPRELSAEWPQFIEPYLLDRAPLSLCLALVDLNVPPQASDLQLMEWLQAKQRPFVVVATKADKLSGNQRANSRRALEKAFQTDAILPYSARTGDGRQELWQRIRESAKLREAG
- the uvrA gene encoding excinuclease ABC subunit UvrA; its protein translation is MGLAFQYMAIDKITVRGARQHNLKNISVEIPRNTLTVITGLSGSGKSSLAFDTIYAEGQRRYVETLSAYARQFLDQMERPEVDSIDGLSPSISIEQKTTSRSPRSTVGTITEIYDYLRLLYANVGVPHCPRCGREITRQSAEQIVQRVMELKAEDRVMILAPIIRGRKGEFTKELEKLAQHGFVRARIDGELRSLEEEIRLDKRKNHTIEVVVDRLLVKPGIEKRLENSVAIAMKLAGGLVLVAVVDGEERLFSSRLACPDCGIDVPTLEPRSFSFNSVYGACPECHGLGSKYDFDPAKIIVDWSKPLLDGGLGPGSGSTYLQRLLALAAQAYGFDLSTPFEKLPEDVQTLLLYGPEKNQARKVGFHGVVAFLKQNLEEASSESYREWLLNYMSATQCPACQGKRLRPESLAVRVKQLSISDFTALAVEKAIKAVASIKLSEREEQIAGRVLREIAERLQFLNAVGLGYISLDRSAATLSGGEGQRIRLATQIGSRLRGVLYVLDEPSIGLHHRDNGRLLTALEELRDLGNTVLVVEHDEETIRRADYVIDLGPGAGRHGGAVVACGKPSEIVKAPESLTGKYISGELSIELRPERRKTNGHAIGVLGARENNLKNLDVTFPLGVMTVVTGVSGSGKSTLVNDILYRALAKQLYRSREEPGTHKGISGAENVDKVIRIDQSPIGRTPRSNPATYTGVFTQIRDLFAMLPESRERGYKAGRFSFNVPGGRCEACQGEGQKRIEMNFLPDVYVQCDICGGKRYNHETLAVKFKEFSIADLLETSVADALPALENIPQVRQKLQTLVDVGLGYIHLGQSAVTLSGGEAQRIKLARELSKRQTGRTLYLLDEPTTGLHFDDVKKLLDVLHRLTDLGNTIVIIEHNMDVIRSADWIIDLGPEGGDEGGRVVAQGTPEQIARCKKSYTGQALAAALNHARTAARL